In a single window of the Holophagales bacterium genome:
- the obgE gene encoding GTPase ObgE, translating into MFLDEASIQVVAGDGGNGCVAFRREKGEPHGGPNGGDGGDGGSVRFHADENFNTLYPFRFKKRFAAGRGQHGMGSNCKGKKGFDVDITVPVGTVIKDADSGEVLADLAEHEQSFVVVQGGKGGRGNQHFATPSHRTPRRADPGGEGERRALALELKLLADVALVGFPNAGKSTLIAAISAARPKIADYPFTTLVPNLGVVSWERFKTFVAADVPGLIEGASEGHGLGIRFLRHVERSRLLCHLVDTAALDPEDPDAAAEKAVSIIEGELQAFAPELAARERVLCANKIEIASEEQIAAMKAAAERRGLRFFAISGAAHKGLDALVTWLGSRLEAMHAKPVPVLPVESILPPAEG; encoded by the coding sequence ATGTTTCTCGACGAGGCGTCGATCCAGGTCGTGGCCGGCGATGGCGGCAACGGCTGTGTCGCGTTCCGCCGCGAGAAGGGCGAGCCTCACGGCGGCCCGAACGGCGGCGACGGGGGAGACGGCGGCAGCGTCCGCTTCCACGCCGACGAGAACTTCAACACCCTCTACCCCTTCCGCTTCAAGAAGCGTTTCGCGGCCGGCCGCGGTCAGCACGGCATGGGCTCGAACTGCAAGGGCAAGAAGGGCTTCGACGTCGACATCACCGTCCCCGTCGGCACCGTCATCAAGGACGCCGACTCGGGCGAAGTCCTCGCCGACCTCGCCGAGCACGAGCAGTCCTTCGTCGTCGTCCAGGGCGGAAAGGGCGGGCGCGGCAACCAGCACTTCGCCACGCCGTCGCACCGCACGCCCCGCCGCGCCGACCCCGGCGGCGAGGGCGAACGGCGTGCCCTCGCCCTCGAGCTGAAGCTCCTCGCCGACGTCGCCCTCGTCGGCTTCCCGAACGCCGGCAAGTCCACCCTCATCGCCGCCATCTCGGCCGCGCGCCCGAAGATCGCCGACTACCCCTTCACGACGCTCGTCCCCAACCTCGGCGTCGTCTCGTGGGAGCGCTTCAAGACCTTCGTCGCCGCCGACGTCCCCGGCCTCATCGAGGGGGCCAGCGAAGGCCACGGCCTCGGCATCCGCTTCCTCAGGCACGTCGAGCGCTCGCGCCTCCTCTGCCACCTCGTCGACACCGCGGCCCTCGACCCCGAAGACCCCGACGCCGCCGCCGAGAAAGCCGTCTCCATCATCGAGGGCGAGCTCCAGGCCTTCGCCCCCGAGCTGGCCGCGCGCGAGCGCGTCCTCTGCGCCAACAAGATCGAGATCGCCTCCGAAGAGCAGATCGCCGCCATGAAGGCCGCCGCCGAGCGCCGCGGGCTGCGCTTCTTCGCCATCTCGGGCGCGGCCCACAAGGGCCTCGACGCCCTCGTCACCTGGCTCGGAAGCCGGCTCGAGGCGATGCACGCCAAACCCGTCCCCGTCCTGCCCGTCGAGTCGATCCTCCCGCCCGCCGAAGGGTAG
- the rpmA gene encoding 50S ribosomal protein L27, whose protein sequence is MAHKKGQGSSRNGRDSNAQRLGVKRFAGQWVTGGSILVRQRGTPLKPGDNVGRAKDDSLFAMVDGIVDFKDKGRLGRFVSVKPGAHPSTEAPAAS, encoded by the coding sequence ATGGCTCACAAAAAAGGTCAGGGTTCCTCCCGCAACGGCCGCGACTCCAACGCCCAGCGCCTCGGCGTGAAGCGTTTCGCGGGCCAGTGGGTCACGGGTGGCTCGATCCTCGTCCGGCAGCGGGGCACCCCGCTCAAGCCGGGCGACAACGTCGGCCGCGCCAAGGACGACTCGCTCTTCGCGATGGTCGACGGCATCGTCGACTTCAAGGACAAGGGTCGCCTGGGCCGCTTCGTCAGCGTCAAGCCTGGCGCGCACCCGAGCACCGAGGCTCCTGCTGCCAGCTGA
- the rplU gene encoding 50S ribosomal protein L21 → MYAVIRTGGKQVRVAKGDVIQIERFPKKTFVKGDALELPEVLAVGDGDTLRLGSPLVAGAAVHGVVVREMRGPKLIVYKKKKRKGYQRSHGHRQNLIEVRIDSISA, encoded by the coding sequence ATGTACGCCGTTATCCGCACTGGTGGGAAGCAGGTCAGGGTCGCCAAGGGCGACGTCATCCAGATCGAGCGTTTCCCGAAAAAGACCTTCGTCAAGGGCGATGCGCTCGAGCTGCCCGAGGTCCTGGCCGTCGGCGATGGGGACACCCTTCGTCTCGGCTCTCCGCTCGTCGCTGGCGCCGCCGTTCACGGCGTCGTCGTGCGCGAGATGAGGGGCCCCAAGCTCATCGTCTACAAGAAGAAGAAGCGCAAGGGGTACCAGCGGTCCCACGGGCACCGCCAGAACCTCATCGAAGTCCGGATCGACTCGATCTCGGCCTGA